Below is a window of Cellulosimicrobium protaetiae DNA.
GACCTTGAGCTCTGCGATCACCGCGAGCTGCTCGAGCACCGCCAGCCCCGTCCCGTCTGGCGAGCGCACGATGCCGGCGTAGTGCGGCAACTGGAGCCCGGGGGCGCGCGTGACGACTGCGTCAAGCTTGACCTCGCCGGTGCGTCCAAGCTGCGTTTTCCACGGGCTCTCCATGAACGACCCGATCCGGAAGATCGGCTCGCGTCCCACGCGGTCGATGCCGAACTGCGAGATCAGGTAGTGCGCGAACCAGGCTTGGAACGTCGCCTCGGGCGCGATGTACTGCCCGCATGTCGCAGCGAACACGTCCCAGGCGGCCTCGAACTTGCGCGCCACCGGCTCGCCGGCCGCAGCGAGCTCTGGCAGGGGATCGCTCGTCATGGCGGCATCCTGCCTCCTCCCGCCGACAACTGTGCACCGCGGGCCCCTGCGCCTCACGACGGCGGACGGCACACGGCCCGGGCAGACTGGGGCGCATGTGCGGCAGATACGCGAGCGCGAGACGCGACGACGAGATCGCTCGGCACTTCCACGTCGCCGAGCTCGTCGGGAAAGAGCTCGGACCGTCGTGGAACGTCGCCCCCACCCAGGACGTGCGCGTCGTGCTCGAGCGCGAGGAGGCCGGCCACGTCGCCCGCCAGTTGCGCACCGTGCACTGGGGCCTGGTCCCGTCCTGGGCGAAGGACACCAAGATCGGCTCGCGCATGATCAACGCGCGCGTCGAGACGATCACCGACAAGCCCGCCTTCCGCCGCGCCGCGGCCCGCCGTCGCGCGATCGTCCCCATGGACGGGTACTTCGAGTGGCAGGCACCCGAATCCGGCAAGGGCCGCAAGACCCCGTACTACCTCATCGACCCCGACGGCGCCCCGCTCGCCGCCGCTGGCCTGTATGAGCTGTGGCGCGACCCCACCAAGCCCGACGACGCCCCCGACCGGTGGCTGTGGTCCATGACGGTCATCACGACCGCCGCCACCGACACCCTCGGCCACATCCACGACCGCTCCCCGCTGCTGCTGCCCGACGACCTCTGGGACGGCTGGCTCGACCCCGACCTCACTGACACCGGCGACGTCGACGCGCTCCTGCGCCGCGTCCCCGAGCCCCACCTCCACCCAATCGAGGTCTCCCCCGCCGTCGGCAACGTGCGCAACAACAGCCCTGCGCTCGTGGAGCCGGTCTCGCCCTAGGGCCGGTCGAGCAACGCCCACCCGTCGCCCTTCGTCCAGTGCAGAAAGACCGGCGCGAACGGCGCGAAGAGCCACAGGTCCGTCAGCGGTCCGGCATCGAGGGCCGACGACGAGTCGATCCCCGTCGCCTTCATGAAGCTCACGAGCAGGTCCTCCGGAACCGCGACGTCGTGGAGCGAGACTGCGAGGTGCAGCTCGTCGAACCCGGACAGGACCAGCTTCTCGACGTTCGACGCGAACCATGACTCGGTGACCTGTCCGGACATCCACGCATCGAGGGTCCGCAGCCCCGGGTCGATGTTCCCGCCGCTGATCAGGGAGAAGGCGATCTGCGGCCGTTCGGGCGATCGTGTGAAGCGCTGCATGACGAGGCCGTGGCTCCGCGCGGCGACGTACCACCCCGCTGCGTTCGGGCCACCGGCCCCGGGGAACCAGTTCTGGACCGCCGGCAGGGCATCAGGAGTCTCGACGCCCGCAGCCTCGCACTCCGTGATGAGCACCGGGAGGAACTTGGCCAGGATCTTCGGCGTGAGCCCCAGCCCAGCTGGGACCGTCACGGTCCAGTCGTACTCACCGGGCGCAGCCTTGGGCTCCGAGCAGTACTTCTCGAGCCAGAAGGCCGTGTCGTCGCCAGCACGGCTGATCTCGAGCGCGGCAGGCGTGCCGTCCGCGTGGGTGAGCCTGACGTCGTACATCGCCGGCTGGCTGTTGTCGTCGTGCGGATCCCAGGTCGCGCCGATGGCCAGCGCGACGCACTCGGCGATGTACCGCTCGTGCGGGCTCAGCTCCTTGGCCTTCGTGCTCTTCGCCATGCTCGGAGCGTACGGGCAGCCCCGGACGACGAGACCCCTCCCATCGCCGAGGCCCGCCAGCTCGCGGGCAGGCCGCTACCCCCCGTTCCAGGCCTTCACAATCTGCCCGAGTGCAGCACCTAGGCGCTGCAGCCCGCTCGTCCCACCGTCCAACGTCGCGAGCCCCTCGAGGAAGCGCCAGAGGAAGGACAAGGCGATCAGCGTCAACCGAGGGACGAAGCTCGTCGACCGCGCGGCTGCCTGCGGAGGGACGGACGCCGGGGCCAAGACGATGGAAGCGTCGCCCCGCAGCGACACCGTGAGTCGCTCGCTCGTCGACGTCACGCGGCCGTTCGGGTCCCACGTGGACTTCCGGGAGGAGTTGACGACGATCTCGTCGGCCGTCAGCGTCA
It encodes the following:
- a CDS encoding SOS response-associated peptidase, with protein sequence MCGRYASARRDDEIARHFHVAELVGKELGPSWNVAPTQDVRVVLEREEAGHVARQLRTVHWGLVPSWAKDTKIGSRMINARVETITDKPAFRRAAARRRAIVPMDGYFEWQAPESGKGRKTPYYLIDPDGAPLAAAGLYELWRDPTKPDDAPDRWLWSMTVITTAATDTLGHIHDRSPLLLPDDLWDGWLDPDLTDTGDVDALLRRVPEPHLHPIEVSPAVGNVRNNSPALVEPVSP